The following are encoded together in the Glycine max cultivar Williams 82 chromosome 8, Glycine_max_v4.0, whole genome shotgun sequence genome:
- the LOC100809394 gene encoding UDP-glucose 4-epimerase GEPI48: MPAPLILVTGGAGYIGSHTILQLLFGGYHVFAVDNFDNSSETAINRVKELAGELANNLSFCKLDLRDRAALEKIFSTVKFDAVIHFAGLKAVGESVKKPLLYFDNNLIGTIVLFEVMAAHGCKKLVFSSSATVYGWPKEVPCTEEFPLSATNPYGRTKLFIEEICRDIHRADSDWTVILLRYFNPVGAHPSGYIGEDPLGIPNNLMPFVQQVAVGRRPALTVFGSDYKTTDGTGVRDYIHVLDLADGHIAALRKLDDPKIGCEVYNLGTGKGTSVLEMVNAFEQASGKKIPLAMAGRRPGDAEIVYASTEKAERELKWKTKYCIDDMCRDQWNWARKNPYGYGGSEDSSN; encoded by the exons ATGCCTGCCCCATTGATTCTGGTTACTGGCGGAGCCGGTTACATCGGTAGCCACACCATCCTTCAGCTTCTCTTCGGCGGTTACCATGTCTTCGCCGTCGACAACTTCGACAATTCTTCCGAAACCGCCATCAACAGAGTCAAGGAACTCGCCGGAGAATTAGCAAATAACCTTTCCTTTTGCAAG CTTGACTTGCGGGACAGAGCTGCCCtcgagaaaatattttcaaccgTAAA GTTTGATGCCGTCATACATTTTGCTGGGCTTAAAGCAGTGGGTGAAAGCGTGAAGAAACCACTGCTCTACTTTGACAACAATTTGATAGGGACAATCGTTCTATTTGAAGTCATGGCTGCCCACGGAtgcaagaag CTTGTGTTCTCATCTTCAGCAACTGTATATGGGTGGCCAAAGGAGGTCCCATGTACCGAAGAGTTCCCTTTGTCAGCAACAAACCCATATGGACGAACCaag ctTTTCATCGAAGAAATTTGTCGCGATATCCACCGTGCAGATTCAGATTGGACAGTTATACTATTGAGATACTTCAACCCAGTTGGTGCACATCCCAGTGGTTATATTGGTGAGGATCCTCTTGGAATTCCAAACAATCTCATGCCCTTTGTTCAACAAGTGGCAGTTGGCAGACGCCCTGCATTGACAGTTTTTGGAAGCGATTATAAAACAACTGACGGCACTGGA gttCGTGATTACATTCATGTTCTTGATTTAGCAGATGGGCATATTGCTGCGTTGCGTAAACTGGATGATCCTAAAATAG GTTGTGAGGTTTATAACTTGGGAACAGGAAAGGGAACATCAGTTTTGGAGATGGTAAACGCTTTTGAACAGGCCTCTGGAAAG AAAATTCCACTTGCAATGGCGGGTCGGAGACCTGGTGATGCTGAAATTGTTTATGCATCAACAGAAAAAGCGGAAAGAGAACTTAAATGGAA GACTAAATATTGCATCGATGATATGTGCCGAGATCAATGGAATTGGGCAAGGAAAAACCCTTATGGCTATGGTGGATCTGAAGATTCCTCCAATTGA